The following is a genomic window from Miscanthus floridulus cultivar M001 chromosome 14, ASM1932011v1, whole genome shotgun sequence.
aagtgaaaaaaaaaacattcctCTTTTAATCCAGATTCCAGACCATTTGTTGCTAACCAGGGAAGTTATGTGTTATCTCAAAATTTCTGCCATTTCCATCCCTTATTGTCACTAAATGGTTGACTATCATCACATTCAAATTAAAATAGCAATGCTTCTTCATTGAAACTCTGCACACCTGGTTGGTACCAATAGTCCAATTTTTTTCTCTCAAATGCATATTTTTTTTCCAACTTTATTAGTCTAAATTGTTACACCTCACATGTGTTTTGTTCATACCTTTTTTTATTGTGAATGTTCACTAATTATTTTTAAGCTAACGATCTTCTAGTTTCAGCAACCTATGTTTTCTAATTTCATATTTTGTGTCTGTCAGGGTCAATACGCTTATCCAAATATTGACCCATACTATGGAAGCCTTTATGCGGCTTATGGTGGACAGCCATTGGTAAGCTTTTATACACTCTCTCCATTAGCAAATACAAGTATTGTAATCCAATTAAATTTTCTCCAAATACTAGGTTGTTTCCACTTTGTGGAACATTTATTATTTACCTAATTTGGGAAATGATTGAAGAGCATCGAGTTCATTTAATTTGATTCCTTTTGTATGCCCAAACCTCAAACCAACCCTGGTTTCAGTTAGAGGCAGTACAAAGTATATAGCTAAACATGCTAGTGTGTCTTGAGAGGGTAGGCCAATTTTTCTAGTATTGTTTATATGAATTCACAGACCGTCAGAAAAGGATAATTTGCTTGACCATGGACCTTCCTGTGCTATTACGATTCTTTATTTAAACTGATGTCTTGGAGTTAATAAAATTGATAATCCTTCAGATGCATCCACCGTTGGTCGGAATGCATCCGGCTGGCTTACCTTTGCCTACCGATGCAATCGAAGAGCCTGTGTATGTAAATGCAAAGCAATACAATGCCATATTAAGACGGCGTCAATCTCGGGCTAAAGCTGAATCAGAACGGAAGCTTGCCAAGGGCCGTAAGGTAAATCTTTGTAACCATATTCTGCATTGCCATATGAATTGGAATTTTTAATTAGCTTTTTCTGCCCGTGATGCTAGAGCAAATGATCAAGCAAATTTCTCCAATCTCCCTACTTCCACTTCAAGATCGATCTGCCTCACGTTGTACTATAAATCTTCTGGTGAATGTTATTTTAATTTCAATCTTACCTGATATCTGAAATTTCAACATACCACGTTTTGTTAATGCCTTCACGTGTGTTGCTTATCACAAAAGCAGTAAATGATTTAGGAATGTAAATTGGGTGCCACACATTGACAAAGTTGCAACATTGAGTAAGCTAAATGCTTTCTGTATTTATCTGTAAGTTACTTTAAGCTAGAGAGAGTTGAACTTAGTATCATGATTATTTCTCAAAATGGAAGACTGATACAAAGATGCAGCTACCAACTTAGAAAATCCTATAAAGTCTGCGAAGCTCAGATGATCTCACTGCAAGTTGATCACATGTGTTTCTTACTCTTTGATATCATCTGAAATAAAACAGCTTGATTGCTCATTTCCTTTATCTTTCTGTGGGTGAAATGTTAAGTCatctgaaattaaaaaaaaaactgactCGATTACATCTGTGCTGCAGCCCTATCTTCATGAGTCACGGCATCAGCATGCCTTGAAAAGGGCCAGGGGAGCTGGAGGTCGGTTTCTCAATTCAAAGTCAGATGACAAGGAAGAGAACTCCGACTCAAGTCACAGAGAAACAGAACGGAGTTGCGCCCCAAAAGACTTGCCAACCGTCAACCCCTCCGTCTCCTAACGGTGCATCATCAGCTAATCAGGCAGGCAGTCGTGAATGATGATTCAGAACTCACAACCGAAGAGATTTTCGCACCTGACGCTAGATGTGGCAACAGTTTTGTACAGTAAGTGCTAgcgggcagcagcagcaagaTGGTGTCAGTCGGTTGTTGTAGGACATGTTCCATAGACAAACATAGACGAGTCGACAGGTTTTGgagtcagcctgttcgcttggtcgtatttggcttataagccatagcttatcagccaacgaacaatatttttctctcacaccaaacagtcaacagtacttttagccatgacttataagccaagccaGCCCAAACGAACGGGGCGTTGGTTTGGTCCTCTGTTTATTCACTTTTGTGTACAATTTTAGTAGCATTGTGTCCCTTCCCCTGCATAGCTTCAGTCAGCGCTTCAGAAAGTTAAGTGTGTAGCATATTAGCTTATTGTTTGTTTTGCTTGGACTTGGAGATTTGGGAGTGGAGTTCATAACCCTACTGTCCTGCTGCATCATCATTTGTGGGGCAAACAATAATACTCCTAGCTGGCGCATGTGTATATTGATGACAATAAACCCTAATGTAGGACGTGACCACCTCATCTGAATCTAGCTTTGTTTCCTCTGCTTCAAAATGATACCTTCACAATTGGTCGGAGATTCAGAGATCATTTCGCACTTGTGCAACAATGCATGTTTTGGTTTGTCTCTGGATTGGCCTCGTGGCATGTATGATGTTTTCGTTCATCTGTTGTCCATTGAATTGCGTGATGATTGCCAGATGCCATGAGCATAGCCTGAAGAACATTTGGGTTTGGCAACTGCGTCATTCTGTCATTGGTCATCACATGAACGTTTTACATGCTTTTCTCTAAGGCATTGAAATATTGCCAACGATTACCAAGAAGAGTGTACTTTATCGAGCGTTGCAGAATGTGCTTTCTCGGGAACTCCAAAGCGTATTTTGCACCCTTTCTCACACGAGCGTATCTTACTTTTTTTGCTTGGGAAGACCAGAAAGAAAAcaataagaaaaaaaaaggcaTAACCGCATAACGTCCCTGCATCTAGACCTGAACTTGGAACTTTCTTCATTCATCAGTGACTCTGAACGTCCTGCATCTCTGCAGTCTGCACAGACAGACAGGATTGGGCATTCAGGGAGatgcttttttgaagaaagatAGATCTTTGCTCGGTTCTGCACAGATATAGCACCTGTCTAGCGAAAAAATCATACCCAAAACATCTTTGGTACTTTTTTTTATTAGCAATCCTCTGGTTGGTAAACGCCCTGAACAACCTGAAAATGGATGGAAAAAAATAGATTTGTGAAAACTGGACCTCCAGCATAAGGTTCTTGAAGAACCTGAACCAAGCATGCTGCATGCATTCTCTTCGTCAATCTATGCTTCAAAAGGTTTAACCTCTCTGAAAACTAATCATTAGAGCTAAGCCGTTCagctgatggtttctgcggctgataagccggctgaagctgatttgttgtgagagaaaaatactgttttatgACTGATAAGctagactgataagttcaagcgaacagggaagTCTCTAGGATATGGTTTCAGAAACCTCTGAGCATTTGAGCAGGTTCAGTTTGAGTTCAATTGCAAGAGATGAAACTGTTCAGGGATGGTTCTGAAGTTTCAGTGTCATAAATTCAGAAAATTTCTGGCACAATGTATCTGAGACTTTGTATACTATCTATTCAGATTCAGACATAGATGGCCCAGGTGATTATCTTAGACAGCAAGCACTAATCAAATCAGGCCCTTAACAAAAGCCACGCCCGGCATCATACCGTATTTGTAGCTTAAACCGCAAGCTACTACTATACTAAATTAAAAAGGTATAATGTCATGATGCACAGGAACTGATATGCAAATTGGACCTGATTGATCCATCTCTGCCTTAAGATCTGAATAAGAAATAGTTAGTTTCAGTTAGTGCTTCAGAAGTTAACTGTGTAGCATATATGGCCCTATTGTTTGCTATCCTTGGAGGCTTGGGAGTGGTTTTCATAACCTGCTGCCCTGTGTCATCATTTGTGGGTTCCAAGAATAATTGCTGGCTATGTGTATGTCGATGACGATAAACCCTAATGTACACCTCATCTGAATCTAGTTTTGCTTCCTCTGCATACCTTCAACCATCCACTGCAAAATGATACCCTCACAGTTGCTTGGACTTGGAGATCTTTTTTTGCACTTGTCCTGCAATGTATATGTTTGTGTTTGTCTTTGGATTGGCTTTCTGACATATATGATGCTTGCGTTTATCTGTTGTCCATTGAATTGCATGATGATTGCCAGATGCTATGAGTATGACCTGAAGAACATTTTGGGCTTGCCAACTGCATCATGTTGGGCATCGGCCATCACATGAACGCCGAGAATGCTTTTATCGAGAGAATTGAAATATTGTCAACGATTGCCAAGAAGGGTGTGCTAGTGTTGCAGAATCTCCATGCTCTATACTGTACTTGAAAGGCTGAATGTCAACCGCATCCTGCTTTGACATATATCGCTGTGTTTCTTTTCTCTTTTGACGCTGCATTTGACTCTGGCCATTATTCAAATTTGAATATAGATTTTTTTTGAGTGGGTCAAAATTTGAATATAGATGAATGCAGTCTACATGGAAAAGTCCTGTCAATTTTTTCTAATGCCGAGGCCCAAGGATCAAACAAAGAGCTGGCCAATCTTTCTGGAAAGCAAAATTGTGGCTGCAGTCTAGAAAAGGGCCAATGTATAAAGACTAGCAGATTTTGCTTGCCAACTGAGGCAACAAACCAGACAGGCTCCTGTATCACAGTGGTTGGTCCAATCTGAAGTTTTCATTCAACACCAAAGAAAAACCAGTCTTTTAAGAATATGAAATCAACACTACAGTGCAATAATCTCTTCCTGTATTTTGTTGATGTTCTCAAAGTCACAAATATGGGTGCACACACTCCTGACGATGTTTCAAAAGCTTTTTCCCATAATTGCTCATATAATCCTGATGTGTTTTCTTTTAATTGTTTCTTGTTACTGCTTTCTTACATCGTCAACATCCGATTACATTTATATCTAAATTCCATTTCAGAGTTCAAGTTTGGGACGTGGGTGACACATAGGTTGCATGTGCCAACATCAAAACCTGAGTAATTTCCAGATGTGTAACTTCTTGATGATCAGGCAATAAGAAACATTAAAAGAGGATCAGATGAGATCTTCAGTTCTCCACAAGACAAGAGAAATTTACGGTACAATCAAGCAGCACTGGGAAGTGGGAATGTGCCAGACAGTTAAAATATAGCTACAAACCTTTTTTATTCATATAAGTTATAGTTCTCCAATTTAGATGGCAAGCGGTTTTAATATTCTCAGCACTGACCGTTTTGCAGATTCTAAACTCACTCAATATCAAATCCCTTCTCCTGGAGTTCCTGTACGACCTCATTCCTCATCCGAAGCCATAGTTTCTGTGCTTCCTGCTCAAACTTTTTAGACTGCAACTGCTTCTGCATGTTTTCAGAATCCATATTGGCATCAGCGAAACCCTTGGGTCCAATTGTGGTTCCAAGAGCACCTCCGCTTTTTATGAAATCCTCAATTGCCTCCTCATCACCAGGGTACGGGAACTTCCTGCGCTCATAAAGGtgtgccatttctttttcttcctgcAAGATGTTGGGAATAGATTATCTTATCAGGGAGACCAGAAACTAGCGGGCTTAAATGGACAAGCATTCACACTGATCATCTATGGCCACTTAGACTAAGATGATGCAATGCGGCAAATTAGAGGTTTATCATATACTTTCTATGCATTTCGAAAGCCAAGAAAACTTAACAGCAAAGTTACTTTTGGCACTGTATAAAGACAGCATGTTTTCAAGCATAGCCTCCATCCAAAAATTATTTACCACAGAGGAATACCCTATTGTTAATGCTTGAGATGCATCCTTGTCAGCACAATGGAAAGTActatgttccaaattataagtcgctttgactttttttggtacatagattttgctatgtatctagacctatgttatatctagatacatagcaaaattgatgtcacaaaaaagtcaaagcaatttataatttggaacggagggagtagttaccTGGGACTAAGAGCAAATTTAAGTTCACACTTAGGATCCCTGTAGTGGGAGCATATCCCATATCTGAAGAATCTATATTAACGCAACACAATGAGGTCCAAATCTGGCATGCCATGAAAAGCCTTGCCAAAATCAGTACTGGTGCTTAAAGGTACTTAGGTTCATTTCTGCATCTGGTTCCACATTGAAGTAGGAGTAATATGGAAAGGCTGGAAGTATTCCAAGATATAGCCATTTCGGTATCATAATGCAGGTCCAATGCTTTCAGATAGCACGGGTTGACACTGTACAAAGTTTCACCTTTTATTAGCacatgagaaaaaaaaaagttcatcTCAGGATCCATACTAGCAATGAGGCAAGGCAATTACTTCTTCTGGAGTCAGAAGAGGGCCATAAAATTCAGGTTATAAGCTAATTTGGAGATACATTCTCAATCACGTAGACCTGAAATATTCAAATTCCAAGGCGGAAGAAGTTTAAAATCTAATCTAATAAACCAACAAAGAGGGATTGCAGGTCACAACTGCAAAACCTGTATGGGTGTATCTAATCAGCTTCCAACAAAACAGTGAATTTCCGCGATATTACAGGACAGCCCAACGAACGAACGAACGAGAGAAGACGAGACGGGAGGAAGTCGAGGAACCTTGGGGCGCGGCTTGAGCGTCCACCACCCGAGCGGCGACGTCTCGTTCCAGAGCCAGGCGACGCCGAAGAGCGTGTAGGTGAAGAGCGTGGCTTTGCCCATCTGCTTCCAGAAGTAGGAGTCCTCCTTCTCGAACCCCATCCGCCTGCGCCCCAACCACCAATCATCACAATCAGAAACCGTCGTAGgcaagggcgagggcgagggaaAGCGGATGCGCAAAGCCGCCGAGGTACCGGCGGGGAAGGAAGGCGCCGACCTGAGCAGCCTCCGGGCCTGCGGGAAGTTCCGCAGCATCGCGTGGGCCGTGTGGGGCTCTTGGTGGTGGATCGGACGCCGCGGAGcggacggaggcggcggcggccgtggtCTGCCTGCGTGGTTGGTTGCTCTGCGCCGCGGCCGCGCAGCCGAATGGATGCCGGAATCCCGAGCCGGGCAGCCGGCACTGTGGCAGGGGAGATGCTGGTATCGAGCGGCTGAGGGAGTCTCGGCTGAACAGAATGGACGGTCAGGATGAGCTGATGCGCTGTTGTGCTGCTTCTGCACAGACCTCACAACTCCAACCAGCCTGCCGCCCTGCCTGCGTGCATTCTCTTCAGTATTTTAGAGCGAGGAAATTAGGCTGCCGGTCTTTAAAAGTATTGGACAGATTTTATGTGGGTCTTTAAACTATGAAATCGTACATTTAGCTCCTTAATATATTTAAGTGATCTTATCTAGGTCCAAAATATAAACGAGGAGGGTTAGAAGCTAACGTGGCCATGATTTAAGCGCAAAACCCCGAGTCGTGACGTGCACGGCTAGAATCTTCCAGTCCAATCACCGCGCAGACGGGCCCATGTGTCAGCCCaatcttctagctctagctaccgCTGCCATGTGAGCTCACCACGTGAGCGCGGGGGGCGCGGGCCGCACCATCGTGTCGGGGGCAGGCGAGAGCGTGCGCCGCCGCTGCCACGCGGGGGCGAGCGTGTGAGCCGCGGGGCTTGCCGTCGTGTCGGGGTAGGCAACCACGGGAGAGCGGTGACGGCTCGGCCATGCGcctgcaacagctgctgcgcCGCCAGCTGTCGCATGCTGTTGCCGCTGCGTTGTGCCGCCACGCcaccgcctgctgctgctgctgcgtcacACCGCCTCACCCCTCGCTGTGACCTCTCTCTCACTCTAGCGCCTAAATCCATCGTCGCCGCCGCCATTACCAAGCACACAGCCGAGCTCCCGAGCTCCCTCAACAACTCACCTCCAGACTCGATTCCTCCTCCGTTGGGTTCGCAGATGCATGACGAGGCCTCTACACCACTCCACGGCGTCAATTTGAGCAGGCAACTCTATTCCCTAACCTCACCGAAGCTTCCAGACCGCCATCGTCCACCCCACCGCCTCGATTCCCTTCCCCGCTGCCTCCCCGCCGTCGAAATCGCCGCGTACGACTTCACCGTGGCCTCCTCTTCTCGCTCTACCGCTCACCGGAGATCATCGTCCGCCGGAGCGCCATCCCGCCTCGACTCCGGCGAGGACGCCGCCGGAGAGCACCCCTGCGCAGCTACAGGGGAGGACGACTCCTCCTACCCCGTTCGATCCAAAACCGACAGTCCAGATCGCTTGTTGACCGAcagtcaaaaaagtcaaaaggaCCGGTCCAGTCAGCACCTTCCCTCCCATCAGGATacgccacgtcaccggtcaactGCCACCTCAGTAAGGTCAATTTTCGGTCATCGACGTGGCGGTGACTGGGTTAAATCATGTCCACGTGGACGGCCACGTTAGCTTCTAACCCTCCTCATGTCTATTTTACAACTAGATGAGATCACTTAAATACAATAAGAAGCCAAACGTGCGATTTCAAAGTTCGAAGACCAGATGAAATCCACCCAATTGCAATTtacttttttaaataaaaaatgtctCTTCAGTTCATGGATGGTTCTGGAGACATGTTTAGAACACCTTACGAACATTGAACCGAAACAGAGAGACGACAGACGGTTCTCAAGTTTTCAGTGTCACGATGAATTCAGTAAATCTCCAGCCCATGCGCAGTGTTTCTGAAACTCCGAATACAAGTcggttcgtttcgtcgtaaacgatcgtggattatttactgctggctggtttggNNNNNNNNNNNNNNNNNNNNNNNNNNNNNNNNNNNNNNNNNNNNNNNNNNNNNNNNNNNNNNNNNNNNNNNNNNNNNNNNNNNNNNNNNNNNNNNNNNNNatcctagcgacaatgcaaagttagatcactcgagtggcactagatgaccgatatgcaaacaagtttgcccctcttgatagtacggccatctatcctaaacccggtcataaacttctctacacacctat
Proteins encoded in this region:
- the LOC136505550 gene encoding uncharacterized protein, with the translated sequence MLRNFPQARRLLRRMGFEKEDSYFWKQMGKATLFTYTLFGVAWLWNETSPLGWWTLKPRPKEEKEMAHLYERRKFPYPGDEEAIEDFIKSGGALGTTIGPKGFADANMDSENMQKQLQSKKFEQEAQKLWLRMRNEVVQELQEKGFDIE
- the LOC136504595 gene encoding nuclear transcription factor Y subunit A-7-like yields the protein MTSVVQSVSGDHRAEDQHHQKKQAEPGDQQEAPVTSSDSQPTVGTPSTDYVAPYAPHDMSHAMGQYAYPNIDPYYGSLYAAYGGQPLMHPPLVGMHPAGLPLPTDAIEEPVYVNAKQYNAILRRRQSRAKAESERKLAKGRKPYLHESRHQHALKRARGAGGRFLNSKSDDKEENSDSSHRETERSCAPKDLPTVNPSVS